A genome region from Coffea arabica cultivar ET-39 chromosome 7e, Coffea Arabica ET-39 HiFi, whole genome shotgun sequence includes the following:
- the LOC113702400 gene encoding WD repeat-containing protein 55 isoform X2 produces MEIDLGKLPFDLDFHPSDQLVAAGLISGDLLLYRYAADSTPQRLLKVDAHTESCRAVRFINEGRAIVTGSPDCSILATDVETGSAIARLENSHGAAVNRIVNLTESTVASGDDDGCVKVWDTRQRSCCNSFEAHEEYISDMTFASDSMKLLATSGDGTLSVCNLRSNKIQTQSEFSEDELLSVVIMKNGRKVICGTQTGTLLLYSWGFFKDCSDRFVDLSPNSVDALLKLDEDRVITGSENGLISLVGILPNRIIQPIAEHSEYPIERLVMQTDRELRLLLSSCSVFFL; encoded by the exons ATGGAGATAGATTTGGGAAAGCTTCCATTTGACCTGGATTTTCATCCTTCTGACCAGCTCGTCGCCGCTGGACTCATTTCGGGAGACCTGCTCCT ATATCGTTATGCTGCTGATTCTACACCACAAAG GCTGTTGAAAGTTGATGCTCACACTGAATCATGTCGAGCTGTCCGCTTTATCAATGAGGGTCGTG ccATTGTGACGGGTTCCCCAGATTGTTCTATTCTTGCAACAGATGTTGAAACTGGATCAGCAATTGCTCGTCTAGAGAATTCTCATGG GGCTGCTGTGAATAGGATAGTCAATCTAACAGAATCAACCGTTGCATCCGGAGATGATGATGGTTGTGTTAAG GTATGGGACACCAGACAACGGTCTTGCTGCAATTCTTTTGAGGCTCATGAAGAATATATTTCAGATATGACATTTGCCTCTGATTCTATGAAACTCTTAGCGACAAG TGGCGATGGAACTTTATCAGTTTGCAATCTCCGAAGCAACAAG ATTCAAACTCAATCAGAGTTTTCTGAAGACGAATTGCTGTCTGTGGTGATTATGAAG AATGGTCGAAAAGTTATATGTGGGACACAGACTGGAACTCTATTGCTGTATTCGTGGGGATTCTTCAAGGATTGCAG TGACCGGTTTGTTGATCTGTCTCCAAATTCTGTTGATGCCTTGTTAAAG CTTGATGAAGATAGGGTAATAACTGGATCCGAGAATGGACTTATCAG CCTGGTTGGAATATTGCCAAACAGAATAATTCAGCCAATTGCAGAGCATTCAGAATATCCTATTGAGCGTCTTG TCATGCAAACTGATAGAGAATTACGTCTCTTATTGAGCAGCTGTTCTGT CTTTTTCTTATGA
- the LOC113702400 gene encoding WD repeat-containing protein 55 isoform X1, with product MEIDLGKLPFDLDFHPSDQLVAAGLISGDLLLYRYAADSTPQRLLKVDAHTESCRAVRFINEGRAIVTGSPDCSILATDVETGSAIARLENSHGAAVNRIVNLTESTVASGDDDGCVKVWDTRQRSCCNSFEAHEEYISDMTFASDSMKLLATSGDGTLSVCNLRSNKIQTQSEFSEDELLSVVIMKNGRKVICGTQTGTLLLYSWGFFKDCSDRFVDLSPNSVDALLKLDEDRVITGSENGLISLVGILPNRIIQPIAEHSEYPIERLAFSYDRKFLGSISHDQILKLWDLDDLLQGSGNSKTQSAVADSDSDEMDVDDAMAKSSKGTKMKNTSKGQDFSNTSNFFADL from the exons ATGGAGATAGATTTGGGAAAGCTTCCATTTGACCTGGATTTTCATCCTTCTGACCAGCTCGTCGCCGCTGGACTCATTTCGGGAGACCTGCTCCT ATATCGTTATGCTGCTGATTCTACACCACAAAG GCTGTTGAAAGTTGATGCTCACACTGAATCATGTCGAGCTGTCCGCTTTATCAATGAGGGTCGTG ccATTGTGACGGGTTCCCCAGATTGTTCTATTCTTGCAACAGATGTTGAAACTGGATCAGCAATTGCTCGTCTAGAGAATTCTCATGG GGCTGCTGTGAATAGGATAGTCAATCTAACAGAATCAACCGTTGCATCCGGAGATGATGATGGTTGTGTTAAG GTATGGGACACCAGACAACGGTCTTGCTGCAATTCTTTTGAGGCTCATGAAGAATATATTTCAGATATGACATTTGCCTCTGATTCTATGAAACTCTTAGCGACAAG TGGCGATGGAACTTTATCAGTTTGCAATCTCCGAAGCAACAAG ATTCAAACTCAATCAGAGTTTTCTGAAGACGAATTGCTGTCTGTGGTGATTATGAAG AATGGTCGAAAAGTTATATGTGGGACACAGACTGGAACTCTATTGCTGTATTCGTGGGGATTCTTCAAGGATTGCAG TGACCGGTTTGTTGATCTGTCTCCAAATTCTGTTGATGCCTTGTTAAAG CTTGATGAAGATAGGGTAATAACTGGATCCGAGAATGGACTTATCAG CCTGGTTGGAATATTGCCAAACAGAATAATTCAGCCAATTGCAGAGCATTCAGAATATCCTATTGAGCGTCTTG CTTTTTCTTATGATAGAAAGTTTCTTGGCAGTATATCACATGATCAGATATTAAAG CTGTGGGATCTGGATGATTTACTGCAAGGTTCTGGAAATTCCAAGACTCAGTCAGCTGTTGCAGACAGTGATAGTGACGAGATGGATGTGGATGATGCAATGGCAAAATCTTCCAAGG GCACCAAGATGAAAAACACAAGTAAAGGACAAGATTTTAGCAACACGAGCAACTTTTTTGCTGATTTGTGA
- the LOC113701811 gene encoding uncharacterized protein isoform X2 yields the protein MEEYPGELRTPPVALAALVGCPELHSRITSHLHAEQPPINALALPDFSKITLFARTPKENAGPGRPVDGILKRDWLSKHRTKIPAVVAALFSSDHISGDPAQWLQVCTDLENLKGVTKGRNIKLIVVVVTQSSSRDEISEDRMIALRKRAEVDSKYIITFVPDDPGELKQSLTRLRSTLGELANTYYREEGRRVKTRIDRKSSISIELHIRYCFKVGVYAEFRRDWAEALRLYDEAYHSVREMVGASTRLSPILRLVEIKTVAEQLNFKISTLLMHSGKLAEAIIWFRRHTDTYRRLVGAPDANFLHWEWLSRQYLVFAELLESSSAAVQNISSPTSGTADKLTEWEFYPAYYYQSAAQYLKQKSSCKELALSMSEIADEKNGSNESVIDSVYVGQFARLLEHGGEAFTMQLLTDEEFVRYSLAEGKRFQDSFEIIALLKRCFEAYNKNKTLRMASYCGVQMAREYFSINEFADAKQILDNVANLYRQEGWVALLWEGLGYLRECSRKTGSVKDFVEQSLEMAALPVSNTEDAQFFKDCGPAGPPSLLQREMIHKEVFGVIRGESEIALNEENNHLKVTDCHPLYLEIDLVSPLRVALLASVAFHEQIIKPGRSTMLTVSLLTRLPLKFEIDQLEIQFNQTECNFIIINGQRPQLAAISNVQPGRRVEMAPALEIATNKWLRLTYDIKSEQSGKLECMYVIARIGPHFTICCRAESPASMNDLPLWKFENRLETVPIKDPALASSGQKAIQVEEPDPQVDLKLSSSGPALVGENFVVPVTVTSKGHSVHSGELKINLVDTKGGGLLSPRDVEPFSTDNLHVELVGVSGQECEDQSDAGSDNIRKIQPSFGLISVPVLSEGKSWSCKLEIRWNRPKPVMLYVSLGYNPCSSETSSQKVHVHKNLEIEGKTALIINHRYMLPFRQDPLLPSMIKATGDFDLTPILPLKEKSILLVSAKNCSEVPLRLLSMSIESETDGSCTVRQKTEDSMEPAPIVPGEEFKKIFSVIPEVNPAKLKIGTVCLRWRRDSGDKELSDSCTTEVLTKQRLPDVYVEQPPIIVSLECPAHAILGDPFTFSVRIHNRTQLLQEIKYSLTDSQSFVLSGSHNDTIFVLPKSEHILSFKLVPLASGSQQLPRVSVTSVRYSAGFQPSIASSFVFVFPSKPQFRLSDTTDTRLGSVAV from the exons ATGGAGGAGTACCCAGGAGAACTCCGCACTCCGCCGGTAGCTCTAGCAGCTTTGGTCGGATGCCCGGAGCTTCACTCGCGGATCACTTCTCACCTCCACGCCGAACAGCCACCAATCAACGCCCTGGCATTGCCCGATTTCTCCAAAATCACATTGTTCGCGAGAACTCCCAAAGAAAACGCCGGTCCGGGACGGCCGGTCGATGGTATTTTGAAAAGAGACTGGCTTTCCAAGCACCGGACTAAAATTCCCGCTGTTGTTGCCGCTCTCTTCAGCTCCGACCACATTTCCGGTGACCCTGCTCAGTGGCTTCAGGTCTGCACCGACCTCGAAAACCTCAA GGGAGTGACTAAAGGAAGGAACATCAAACTTATCGTGGTGGTGGTAACCCAGTCAAGCTCTAGAG ATGAGATTAGCGAAGATCGAATGATTGCTCTTAGGAAGAGGGCTGAAGTAGATTCAAAGTACATAATTACCTTTGTTCCTGATGATCCAGGGGAGCTTAAACAATCCCTAACCAG ACTCCGGAGCACATTGGGGGAACTGGCAAATACATATTACAGAGAGGAAGGGCGGCGAGTTAAAACACGTATTGATAGGAAGAGCTCGATCTCCATAGAGTTGCACATCCGCTACTGTTTTAAA GTTGGGGTATATGCAGAATTTCGTAGAGATTGGGCTGAAGCTTTGAGGCTATATGATGAAGCCTACCATTCAGTGCGAGAG ATGGTTGGGGCTTCTACAAGATTGTCTCCAATTTTACGCTTAGTTGAAATCAAGACTGTGGCAGAGCagttgaattttaaaatttcaactttGCTCATGCATAGTGGAAAATTAGCAGAAGCAATTATATGGTTCCGCCGCCACACTGATACTTATAGGAGGCTTGTGGGAGCACCAGATGCTAATTTTCTTCATTGGGAGTGGTTAAGCAGGCAATATTTGGTGTTTGCTGAACTTTTAGAGAGCAGCTCTGCTGCTGTCCAAAACATTTCATCTCCAACTTCAGGAACTGCAGATAAATTGACTGAATGGGAATTCTATCCAGCTTATTATTACCAG TCAGCAGCTCAATATTTGAAACAGAAGAGTTCGTGCAAGGAACTTGCATTATCAATGTCAGAAATTGCTGATGAGAAGAATGGAAGTAACGAATCTGTGATTGATTCTGTTTATGTTGGTCAGTTTGCAAGACTACTTGAGCATGGTGGGGAGGCATTCACAATGCAACT TCTTACTGATGAAGAGTTTGTCCGCTACTCTCTTGCTGAGGGGAAAAGGTTCCAAGATTCCTTTGAAATAATAGCTCTTCTGAAAAGATGTTTTGAAGCATATAACAAGAATAAGACCTTGCGGATGGCCTCCTATTGTGGGGTCCAGATGGCGCGGGAATATTTCTCAATAAATGAATTTGCTGATGCAAAACAGATTTTGGACAATGTTGCAAATCTTTATCGACAGGAGGGTTGGGTAGCTTTGTTGTGGGAGGGTTTAGGCTACCTTCGAGAATGCTCAAGGAAAACTGGTTCCGTGAAAGATTTCGTGGAGCAATCACTTGAAATGGCTGCACTGCCAGTTTCAAATACTGAGGATGCCCAGTTCTTTAAGGACTGTGGCCCAGCTGGGCCTCCAAGCCTTCTCCAGAGAGAAATGATACACAAGGAAGTATTTGGAGTTATCAGAGGAGAATCAGAAATTGCATTGAATGAAGAGAATAACCATCTTAAAGTAACTGATTGTCATCCTCTTTATCTTGAGATTGATCTTGTGAGCCCCCTAAGAGTGGCACTTCTTGCATCAGTTGCTTTTCATGAGCAAATAATTAAGCCTGGTAGATCGACCATGCTCACAGTTTCACTTCTGACACGGTTGCCTCTGAAGTTTGAAATTGATCAGTTAGAGATCCAATTTAACCAAACCGAATGTAATTTCATTATTATAAATGGCCAGAGGCCCCAGTTAGCTGCAATCTCCAATGTACAGCCTGGTCGCAGAGTGGAGATGGCTCCTGCCCTGGAAATTGCTACCAACAAATGGTTGCGGCTGACATATGACATAAAATCTG AGCAAAGTGGTAAGCTTGAGTGCATGTATGTTATTGCAAGAATAGGACCACACTTCACCATCTGTTGCAGAGCAGAGAGTCCTGCTTCAATGAATGACTTGCCTCTTTGGAAATTTGAAAACCGTCTAGAAACTGTACCAATCAAGGATCCTGCTCTGGCATCCTCTGGTCAGAAAGCCATCCAGGTTGAAGAACCAGATCCACAAGTCGATCTGAAATTAAGTTCTTCTGGCCCTGCATTAGTTGGGGAGAACTTTGTTGTACCTGTGACTGTTACCTCAAAGGGCCATTCAGTCCATTCTGGTGAGTTGAAGATTAACCTGGTGGATACAAAAGGGGGAGGCTTGCTTAGTCCCAGGGATGTGGAACCATTTTCAACAGATAATCTTCATGTGGAGCTTGTAGGAGTTTCAGGCCAAGAGTGTGAGGACCAATCCGATGCTGGTTCTGACAATATTCGTAAAATTCAACCTTCTTTTGGATTGATTTCTGTACCAGTTCTCAGTGAAGGAAAGTCATGGTCCTGCAAGCTGGAAATTAGATGGAATCGCCCCAAACCTGTTATGCTGTACGTGTCATTGGGTTACAATCCTTGTAGTAGTGAAACTAGCTCACAAAAAGTTCATGTGCACAAAAACTTGGAGATTGAAGGGAAGACTGCTCTGATAATCAACCATAGGTATATGTTGCCTTTTAGGCAGGACCCTCTTTTGCCATCTATGATTAAAGCAACTGGGGATTTTGATCTGACACCAATACTGCCTTTGAAGGAAAAAAGCATACTTCTTGTTAGTGCAAAGAACTGTTCAGAAGTCCCATTGCGGTTGCTATCAATGTCTATAGAGTCAGAGACTGATGGCAGTTGCACTGTAAGACAAAAGACTGAGGACTCCATGGAACCTGCCCCTATAGTGCCAGGTGAGGAGTTCAAAAAAATCTTTTCTGTCATTCCTGAGGTAAATCCTGCAAAATTGAAGATTGGAACAGTGTGTTTGAGATGGAGGAGAGATTCTGGCGACAAAGAACTATCTGATTCTTGCACTACAGAAGTTTTGACAAAACAGAGGCTTCCGGATGTATATGTGGAGCAACCCCCAATAATTGTGAGTTTAGAGTGTCCTGCACATGCCATTCTTGGAGACCCTTTTACATTTTCCGTTAGAATTCATAATCGAACCCAACTGCTCCAGGAGATTAAATACTCACTTACAGATTCACAAAGTTTTGTGTTGTCTGGGTCTCATAATGACACAATTTTTGTTCTTCCCAAATCCGAGCATATACTGAGTTTCAAGCTTGTTCCTCTGGCCTCGGGTTCACAACAGCTACCTCGAGTTTCTGTAACCTCCGTCAGATATAGTGCTGGCTTTCAGCCCTCAATTGcttcatcttttgtttttgttttcccatCTAAGCCTCAGTTTAGGCTGAGTGATACAACAGATACAAGATTAGGGTCTGTTGCAGTTTGA
- the LOC113701811 gene encoding uncharacterized protein isoform X1 yields MEEYPGELRTPPVALAALVGCPELHSRITSHLHAEQPPINALALPDFSKITLFARTPKENAGPGRPVDGILKRDWLSKHRTKIPAVVAALFSSDHISGDPAQWLQVCTDLENLKGVTKGRNIKLIVVVVTQSSSRDEISEDRMIALRKRAEVDSKYIITFVPDDPGELKQSLTRLRSTLGELANTYYREEGRRVKTRIDRKSSISIELHIRYCFKVGVYAEFRRDWAEALRLYDEAYHSVREMVGASTRLSPILRLVEIKTVAEQLNFKISTLLMHSGKLAEAIIWFRRHTDTYRRLVGAPDANFLHWEWLSRQYLVFAELLESSSAAVQNISSPTSGTADKLTEWEFYPAYYYQSAAQYLKQKSSCKELALSMSEIADEKNGSNESVIDSVYVGQFARLLEHGGEAFTMQLSLTDEEFVRYSLAEGKRFQDSFEIIALLKRCFEAYNKNKTLRMASYCGVQMAREYFSINEFADAKQILDNVANLYRQEGWVALLWEGLGYLRECSRKTGSVKDFVEQSLEMAALPVSNTEDAQFFKDCGPAGPPSLLQREMIHKEVFGVIRGESEIALNEENNHLKVTDCHPLYLEIDLVSPLRVALLASVAFHEQIIKPGRSTMLTVSLLTRLPLKFEIDQLEIQFNQTECNFIIINGQRPQLAAISNVQPGRRVEMAPALEIATNKWLRLTYDIKSEQSGKLECMYVIARIGPHFTICCRAESPASMNDLPLWKFENRLETVPIKDPALASSGQKAIQVEEPDPQVDLKLSSSGPALVGENFVVPVTVTSKGHSVHSGELKINLVDTKGGGLLSPRDVEPFSTDNLHVELVGVSGQECEDQSDAGSDNIRKIQPSFGLISVPVLSEGKSWSCKLEIRWNRPKPVMLYVSLGYNPCSSETSSQKVHVHKNLEIEGKTALIINHRYMLPFRQDPLLPSMIKATGDFDLTPILPLKEKSILLVSAKNCSEVPLRLLSMSIESETDGSCTVRQKTEDSMEPAPIVPGEEFKKIFSVIPEVNPAKLKIGTVCLRWRRDSGDKELSDSCTTEVLTKQRLPDVYVEQPPIIVSLECPAHAILGDPFTFSVRIHNRTQLLQEIKYSLTDSQSFVLSGSHNDTIFVLPKSEHILSFKLVPLASGSQQLPRVSVTSVRYSAGFQPSIASSFVFVFPSKPQFRLSDTTDTRLGSVAV; encoded by the exons ATGGAGGAGTACCCAGGAGAACTCCGCACTCCGCCGGTAGCTCTAGCAGCTTTGGTCGGATGCCCGGAGCTTCACTCGCGGATCACTTCTCACCTCCACGCCGAACAGCCACCAATCAACGCCCTGGCATTGCCCGATTTCTCCAAAATCACATTGTTCGCGAGAACTCCCAAAGAAAACGCCGGTCCGGGACGGCCGGTCGATGGTATTTTGAAAAGAGACTGGCTTTCCAAGCACCGGACTAAAATTCCCGCTGTTGTTGCCGCTCTCTTCAGCTCCGACCACATTTCCGGTGACCCTGCTCAGTGGCTTCAGGTCTGCACCGACCTCGAAAACCTCAA GGGAGTGACTAAAGGAAGGAACATCAAACTTATCGTGGTGGTGGTAACCCAGTCAAGCTCTAGAG ATGAGATTAGCGAAGATCGAATGATTGCTCTTAGGAAGAGGGCTGAAGTAGATTCAAAGTACATAATTACCTTTGTTCCTGATGATCCAGGGGAGCTTAAACAATCCCTAACCAG ACTCCGGAGCACATTGGGGGAACTGGCAAATACATATTACAGAGAGGAAGGGCGGCGAGTTAAAACACGTATTGATAGGAAGAGCTCGATCTCCATAGAGTTGCACATCCGCTACTGTTTTAAA GTTGGGGTATATGCAGAATTTCGTAGAGATTGGGCTGAAGCTTTGAGGCTATATGATGAAGCCTACCATTCAGTGCGAGAG ATGGTTGGGGCTTCTACAAGATTGTCTCCAATTTTACGCTTAGTTGAAATCAAGACTGTGGCAGAGCagttgaattttaaaatttcaactttGCTCATGCATAGTGGAAAATTAGCAGAAGCAATTATATGGTTCCGCCGCCACACTGATACTTATAGGAGGCTTGTGGGAGCACCAGATGCTAATTTTCTTCATTGGGAGTGGTTAAGCAGGCAATATTTGGTGTTTGCTGAACTTTTAGAGAGCAGCTCTGCTGCTGTCCAAAACATTTCATCTCCAACTTCAGGAACTGCAGATAAATTGACTGAATGGGAATTCTATCCAGCTTATTATTACCAG TCAGCAGCTCAATATTTGAAACAGAAGAGTTCGTGCAAGGAACTTGCATTATCAATGTCAGAAATTGCTGATGAGAAGAATGGAAGTAACGAATCTGTGATTGATTCTGTTTATGTTGGTCAGTTTGCAAGACTACTTGAGCATGGTGGGGAGGCATTCACAATGCAACT CAGTCTTACTGATGAAGAGTTTGTCCGCTACTCTCTTGCTGAGGGGAAAAGGTTCCAAGATTCCTTTGAAATAATAGCTCTTCTGAAAAGATGTTTTGAAGCATATAACAAGAATAAGACCTTGCGGATGGCCTCCTATTGTGGGGTCCAGATGGCGCGGGAATATTTCTCAATAAATGAATTTGCTGATGCAAAACAGATTTTGGACAATGTTGCAAATCTTTATCGACAGGAGGGTTGGGTAGCTTTGTTGTGGGAGGGTTTAGGCTACCTTCGAGAATGCTCAAGGAAAACTGGTTCCGTGAAAGATTTCGTGGAGCAATCACTTGAAATGGCTGCACTGCCAGTTTCAAATACTGAGGATGCCCAGTTCTTTAAGGACTGTGGCCCAGCTGGGCCTCCAAGCCTTCTCCAGAGAGAAATGATACACAAGGAAGTATTTGGAGTTATCAGAGGAGAATCAGAAATTGCATTGAATGAAGAGAATAACCATCTTAAAGTAACTGATTGTCATCCTCTTTATCTTGAGATTGATCTTGTGAGCCCCCTAAGAGTGGCACTTCTTGCATCAGTTGCTTTTCATGAGCAAATAATTAAGCCTGGTAGATCGACCATGCTCACAGTTTCACTTCTGACACGGTTGCCTCTGAAGTTTGAAATTGATCAGTTAGAGATCCAATTTAACCAAACCGAATGTAATTTCATTATTATAAATGGCCAGAGGCCCCAGTTAGCTGCAATCTCCAATGTACAGCCTGGTCGCAGAGTGGAGATGGCTCCTGCCCTGGAAATTGCTACCAACAAATGGTTGCGGCTGACATATGACATAAAATCTG AGCAAAGTGGTAAGCTTGAGTGCATGTATGTTATTGCAAGAATAGGACCACACTTCACCATCTGTTGCAGAGCAGAGAGTCCTGCTTCAATGAATGACTTGCCTCTTTGGAAATTTGAAAACCGTCTAGAAACTGTACCAATCAAGGATCCTGCTCTGGCATCCTCTGGTCAGAAAGCCATCCAGGTTGAAGAACCAGATCCACAAGTCGATCTGAAATTAAGTTCTTCTGGCCCTGCATTAGTTGGGGAGAACTTTGTTGTACCTGTGACTGTTACCTCAAAGGGCCATTCAGTCCATTCTGGTGAGTTGAAGATTAACCTGGTGGATACAAAAGGGGGAGGCTTGCTTAGTCCCAGGGATGTGGAACCATTTTCAACAGATAATCTTCATGTGGAGCTTGTAGGAGTTTCAGGCCAAGAGTGTGAGGACCAATCCGATGCTGGTTCTGACAATATTCGTAAAATTCAACCTTCTTTTGGATTGATTTCTGTACCAGTTCTCAGTGAAGGAAAGTCATGGTCCTGCAAGCTGGAAATTAGATGGAATCGCCCCAAACCTGTTATGCTGTACGTGTCATTGGGTTACAATCCTTGTAGTAGTGAAACTAGCTCACAAAAAGTTCATGTGCACAAAAACTTGGAGATTGAAGGGAAGACTGCTCTGATAATCAACCATAGGTATATGTTGCCTTTTAGGCAGGACCCTCTTTTGCCATCTATGATTAAAGCAACTGGGGATTTTGATCTGACACCAATACTGCCTTTGAAGGAAAAAAGCATACTTCTTGTTAGTGCAAAGAACTGTTCAGAAGTCCCATTGCGGTTGCTATCAATGTCTATAGAGTCAGAGACTGATGGCAGTTGCACTGTAAGACAAAAGACTGAGGACTCCATGGAACCTGCCCCTATAGTGCCAGGTGAGGAGTTCAAAAAAATCTTTTCTGTCATTCCTGAGGTAAATCCTGCAAAATTGAAGATTGGAACAGTGTGTTTGAGATGGAGGAGAGATTCTGGCGACAAAGAACTATCTGATTCTTGCACTACAGAAGTTTTGACAAAACAGAGGCTTCCGGATGTATATGTGGAGCAACCCCCAATAATTGTGAGTTTAGAGTGTCCTGCACATGCCATTCTTGGAGACCCTTTTACATTTTCCGTTAGAATTCATAATCGAACCCAACTGCTCCAGGAGATTAAATACTCACTTACAGATTCACAAAGTTTTGTGTTGTCTGGGTCTCATAATGACACAATTTTTGTTCTTCCCAAATCCGAGCATATACTGAGTTTCAAGCTTGTTCCTCTGGCCTCGGGTTCACAACAGCTACCTCGAGTTTCTGTAACCTCCGTCAGATATAGTGCTGGCTTTCAGCCCTCAATTGcttcatcttttgtttttgttttcccatCTAAGCCTCAGTTTAGGCTGAGTGATACAACAGATACAAGATTAGGGTCTGTTGCAGTTTGA